Proteins encoded together in one Actinomycetota bacterium window:
- a CDS encoding PAS domain-containing protein: protein MNTKKKQISDHLRLIWSMDFETGASLSFLGPGILEILDALPFYVMLIDKNHRILLANKATRDVLHLEPHEIVGEHCPKVVHGITEGAYGGCPLEEAVRTGEPVEHEYFDQQSGAWLKRSIYPTGTWSVSGEQIYFHMTQDITRQKKAEEALRESQKKLGRLYDASREPEE from the coding sequence ATGAACACCAAGAAGAAACAAATCTCTGATCATCTTCGCCTGATCTGGAGCATGGATTTTGAGACTGGCGCCTCGCTAAGCTTTCTCGGCCCGGGAATCCTGGAAATCCTTGACGCGCTTCCCTTCTATGTGATGCTTATCGATAAGAACCACCGCATTCTGCTTGCCAACAAGGCCACGCGCGATGTGCTTCACCTCGAACCGCACGAGATCGTGGGAGAGCATTGCCCCAAGGTCGTTCATGGAATCACCGAGGGCGCTTACGGCGGCTGCCCGCTCGAGGAAGCAGTACGGACCGGCGAGCCGGTGGAGCACGAATATTTTGACCAGCAAAGTGGCGCGTGGCTGAAGCGTTCGATATATCCCACGGGCACCTGGTCGGTTTCAGGTGAACAGATCTATTTCCACATGACGCAGGACATCACCCGGCAGAAGAAGGCCGAGGAAGCCCTGCGCGAGAGTCAAAAAAAACTCGGCCGG
- a CDS encoding class I SAM-dependent methyltransferase, whose product MNDKPIAAGKSSFEVVDSAAVLAELELDQGPVMADIACGIGNYSLAAARKMAPGGKIHAFDLWREGIEELNRRIVAEGVTNLTAAVADASKHIPLADDSVDVCLIATALHDLIEDHTGEGAVREIARVLKPGGRLVIVEFKKVEGSPGPPLHIRLSPGQLDEFVEPFGFEKQHTTDAGPHTYLTKYRLH is encoded by the coding sequence ATGAATGACAAACCAATAGCCGCCGGCAAGAGCAGCTTCGAAGTCGTGGATTCCGCAGCCGTGCTGGCCGAGCTGGAGCTGGATCAGGGCCCGGTGATGGCCGACATCGCCTGCGGCATCGGCAATTATTCCCTCGCGGCAGCAAGAAAAATGGCGCCGGGAGGCAAAATCCACGCATTTGACCTCTGGCGGGAGGGCATCGAAGAGCTGAACCGGCGCATTGTTGCCGAAGGAGTCACCAACCTGACCGCTGCCGTGGCCGACGCCTCCAAACACATTCCCCTCGCGGATGACAGCGTTGATGTCTGCCTGATTGCCACAGCGCTTCACGACCTGATCGAGGATCACACGGGGGAAGGAGCTGTTCGGGAGATCGCCCGGGTGCTCAAACCCGGCGGCAGACTGGTGATAGTGGAGTTCAAAAAGGTCGAGGGCTCGCCAGGCCCGCCCCTTCATATCCGGCTCTCTCCCGGGCAGCTGGATGAATTCGTCGAGCCCTTCGGTTTTGAGAAACAGCACACGACCGATGCCGGTCCTCACACTTATCTGACGAAATATCGCCTGCATTAG